One stretch of Arachis duranensis cultivar V14167 chromosome 1, aradu.V14167.gnm2.J7QH, whole genome shotgun sequence DNA includes these proteins:
- the LOC107464200 gene encoding LOW QUALITY PROTEIN: vesicle-associated membrane protein 724-like (The sequence of the model RefSeq protein was modified relative to this genomic sequence to represent the inferred CDS: inserted 1 base in 1 codon) — MGQESFIYSFVARGTMVLAEYTEFTGNFPAIAAQCLQKLPSSNNKFTYSCDHHTFNFLVEDGYAYCVVAKESVSKQISIAFLERVKADFKKRYGGXALCRPVMKEHMKYIIDHAEEIEKLIKVKAQVSEVKSIMLENIDKAMDRGENLTVLADKTETLHSQAQDFRKKGTQIRRKMWYQNMKIKLVVLGILLFLVLVIWLSVCHGFSCSN, encoded by the exons ATGGGTCAGGAATCGTTCATATACAGCTTTGTTGCTCGCGGCACGATGGTGTTAGCTGAGTACACCGAGTTCACGGGAAACTTCCCGGCAATTGCAGCTCAGTGTCTTCAGAAACTTCCGTCCTCCAACAACAAGTTCACCTACAGCTGTGACCACCACACCTTCAATTTTCTCGTCGAAGATGGTTACG CATACTGTGTTGTTGCCAAGGAATCTGTTAGTAAGCAGATATCTATTGCTTTCCTAGAACGTGTCAAGGCGGattttaagaaaagatatgGTG GTGCACTTTGCAGACCAGTTATGAAGGAGCACATGAAGTACATCATTGACCATGCAGAGGAGATTGAAAAGCTAATTAAAGTGAAGGCTCAAGTTTCAGAAGTTAAAAGTATTATGTTAGAGAATATTGACAAG GCTATGGATAGAGGAGAAAATCTAACGGTTCTTGCAGATAAGACAGAGACATTGCACTCACAG GCCCAAGACTTCAGAAAGAAAGGAACACAAATCCGTAGAAAGATGTGGTATCagaatatgaaaattaaattggtTGTTCTTGGGATATTGTTGTTTTTGGTCCTGGTTATCTGGCTTTCAGTCTGCCATGGATTCAGCTGCTCAAACTAG
- the LOC107464535 gene encoding flowering-promoting factor 1-like protein 3 translates to MSGVWVFKNGVVRLVENPGGDSVQGGGGNGRNKKVLVHSTSNEVITSYSVLERKLNSLGWERYYDDPDLLQFHKRSTVHLISLPKDFNKFKSMHMYDIVVKNKNSFEVRDM, encoded by the coding sequence atgtcgGGGGTATGGGTATTCAAGAACGGGGTGGTGAGGTTGGTGGAGAACCCAGGCGGGGATTCAGTGCAAGGTGGAGGAGGGAATGGGAGGAACAAGAAGGTGCTGGTTCACAGCACAAGCAATGAGGTGATTACTTCCTATTCTGTGTTGGAGAGGAAGCTCAACAGTCTCGGCTGGGAGCGCTACTACGATGATCCAGACCTTCTTCAGTTCCACAAGCGCTCCACCGTGCACCTCATCTCCCTCCCCAAAGACTTCAACAAGTTCAAGTCCATGCACATGTACGACATCGTCGTCAAGAACAAGAACTCATTCGAAGTTAGAGACATGTAA